In the Anoplopoma fimbria isolate UVic2021 breed Golden Eagle Sablefish chromosome 7, Afim_UVic_2022, whole genome shotgun sequence genome, one interval contains:
- the LOC129093077 gene encoding solute carrier family 2, facilitated glucose transporter member 4-like isoform X1 — protein MPAGFQQLGGETLTGTFILSVFTAVLGSLEFGYNIGVINAPQKIIEKDYNATWMHRYGEPIPTGTLTTLWSLSVAIFSIGGMLSSFCVGFISEWLGRRKAMLINNMLAFIGGSLMGLSKLCRSFEMMILGRFVIGAYCGLASGLTPMYVGEIAPTSLRGALGTLHQLAIVTGILIAQVLGLESLLGVEDLWPILMGLAVVPAVFQMALLPFCPESPRFLYIVRCQEHQAKRGLRRLTGSQDVSSMLAEMKEEKRKMDMERKVSILELFRSPLYRQPIIISILLQLSQQLSGINAIFYYSTSIFMKAGVQSPVYATIGAGVVNCAFTVVSLFLIERMGRRTLHMLGLGGMCICAVIMTMALALLDSVPWMSYISMLSIFGFVAFFEIGPGPIPWFFVAELFSQGPRPAAMAVAGFSNWTANFIIGMCFQYVADLLGPYVFLIFAVLLLFFLIFTFFRVPETRGKTFDQIAANFHQHSVGGMMDMDMDMDMDLDKPSTELDYLGEESIN, from the exons ATGCCGGCCGGGTTTCAGCAACTCGGAGGGGAG ACATTGACTGGAACCTTTATTCTCTCAGTCTTCACTGCTGTCCTGGGATCTCTAGAGTTTGGATACAATATCGGGGTCATCAATGCACCTCagaag ATCATTGAGAAGGACTATAACGCCACATGGATGCACCGATATGGAGAGCCCATCCCCACAGGGACCCTCACCACCCTCTGGTCGCTGTCTGTGGCCATCTTCTCCATCGGTGGCATGCTGTCCTCCTTCTGTGTGGGCTTCATCTCCGAGTGGCTGGGCAG gAGGAAAGCCATGCTCATAAACAACATGTTAGCCTTCATTGGTGGAAGTCTGATGGGGTTGTCCAAGCTCTGCCGCTCCTTTGAAATGATGATCCTCGGACGCTTTGTCATTGGTGCCTACTGCG GGTTGGCCTCAGGCTTGACACCGATGTATGTGGGTGAGATAGCTCCTACAAGTCTGCGAGGGGCACTGGGCACGCTGCACCAACTGGCTATAGTCACTGGTATCCTCATAGCACAG GTCCTCGGTCTGGAGTCGTTGCTGGGCGTTGAGGACTTGTGGCCAATTCTGATGGGTTTAGCAGTTGTGCCGGCTGTATTTCAGATGGCACTTCTGCCTTTCTGCCCCGAGAGCCCCCGCTTCCTCTACATCGTCCGCTGCCAGGAGCACCAAGCCAAGAGAG GCCTGAGGAGGTTGACGGGCAGCCAGGACGTGAGCAGCATGCTGgcagagatgaaggaggagaagaggaagatggacATGGAGAGGAAGGTTTCCATCCTGGAGCTCTTTCGCTCTCCGCTCTATCGCCAGCCcatcatcatctccatcctGCTGCAGCTCTCCCAGCAGCTGTCTGGGATCAACGCA ATTTTCTACTACTCCACCAGTATCTTCATGAAGGCCGGAGTCCAGAGTCCAGTCTACGCCACCATAGGAGCAGGCGTAGTAAACTGTGCATTCACCGTGGTCTCG CTCTTCCTGATAGAGAGGATGGGTCGACGGACGCTCCACATGCTGGGACTCGGTGGAATGTGCATCTGTGCCGTCATCATGACGATGGCTCTCGCTTTGTTG GACAGTGTTCCATGGATGAGCTACATCAGCATGCTGTCCATCTTTGGCTTCGTGGCCTTCTTTGAAATCGGTCCGGGTCCAATCCCCTGGTTCTTCGTGGCCGAGCTTTTCTCTCAGGGTCCCAGGCCGGCTGCCATGGCTGTGGCCGGCTTCTCCAACTGGACCGCTAACTTCATCATCGGCATGTGCTTCCAATATGTAGCT GACCTGTTAGGGCCGTACGTCTTCCTGATCTTCGCagtgctcctcctcttcttccttatCTTCACATTCTTCCGGGTGCCAGAGACGCGGGGGAAAACCTTTGACCAGATCGCAGCAAACTTCCATCAGCACTCTGTAGGAGGAATGATGGATATGGATATGGACATGGACATGGATCTGGACAAGCCCAGCACCGAGCTGGACTACTTGGGGGAGGAAAGCATCAACTGA
- the LOC129093077 gene encoding solute carrier family 2, facilitated glucose transporter member 4-like isoform X2, translating into MPAGFQQLGGEGRPHLPKETLTGTFILSVFTAVLGSLEFGYNIGVINAPQKIIEKDYNATWMHRYGEPIPTGTLTTLWSLSVAIFSIGGMLSSFCVGFISEWLGRRKAMLINNMLAFIGGSLMGLSKLCRSFEMMILGRFVIGAYCGLASGLTPMYVGEIAPTSLRGALGTLHQLAIVTGILIAQVLGLESLLGVEDLWPILMGLAVVPAVFQMALLPFCPESPRFLYIVRCQEHQAKRGLRRLTGSQDVSSMLAEMKEEKRKMDMERKVSILELFRSPLYRQPIIISILLQLSQQLSGINAIFYYSTSIFMKAGVQSPVYATIGAGVVNCAFTVVSLFLIERMGRRTLHMLGLGGMCICAVIMTMALALLDSVPWMSYISMLSIFGFVAFFEIGPGPIPWFFVAELFSQGPRPAAMAVAGFSNWTANFIIGMCFQYVADLLGPYVFLIFAVLLLFFLIFTFFRVPETRGKTFDQIAANFHQHSVGGMMDMDMDMDMDLDKPSTELDYLGEESIN; encoded by the exons ATGCCGGCCGGGTTTCAGCAACTCGGAGGGGAG GGAAGACCTCATCTCCCCAAGGAG ACATTGACTGGAACCTTTATTCTCTCAGTCTTCACTGCTGTCCTGGGATCTCTAGAGTTTGGATACAATATCGGGGTCATCAATGCACCTCagaag ATCATTGAGAAGGACTATAACGCCACATGGATGCACCGATATGGAGAGCCCATCCCCACAGGGACCCTCACCACCCTCTGGTCGCTGTCTGTGGCCATCTTCTCCATCGGTGGCATGCTGTCCTCCTTCTGTGTGGGCTTCATCTCCGAGTGGCTGGGCAG gAGGAAAGCCATGCTCATAAACAACATGTTAGCCTTCATTGGTGGAAGTCTGATGGGGTTGTCCAAGCTCTGCCGCTCCTTTGAAATGATGATCCTCGGACGCTTTGTCATTGGTGCCTACTGCG GGTTGGCCTCAGGCTTGACACCGATGTATGTGGGTGAGATAGCTCCTACAAGTCTGCGAGGGGCACTGGGCACGCTGCACCAACTGGCTATAGTCACTGGTATCCTCATAGCACAG GTCCTCGGTCTGGAGTCGTTGCTGGGCGTTGAGGACTTGTGGCCAATTCTGATGGGTTTAGCAGTTGTGCCGGCTGTATTTCAGATGGCACTTCTGCCTTTCTGCCCCGAGAGCCCCCGCTTCCTCTACATCGTCCGCTGCCAGGAGCACCAAGCCAAGAGAG GCCTGAGGAGGTTGACGGGCAGCCAGGACGTGAGCAGCATGCTGgcagagatgaaggaggagaagaggaagatggacATGGAGAGGAAGGTTTCCATCCTGGAGCTCTTTCGCTCTCCGCTCTATCGCCAGCCcatcatcatctccatcctGCTGCAGCTCTCCCAGCAGCTGTCTGGGATCAACGCA ATTTTCTACTACTCCACCAGTATCTTCATGAAGGCCGGAGTCCAGAGTCCAGTCTACGCCACCATAGGAGCAGGCGTAGTAAACTGTGCATTCACCGTGGTCTCG CTCTTCCTGATAGAGAGGATGGGTCGACGGACGCTCCACATGCTGGGACTCGGTGGAATGTGCATCTGTGCCGTCATCATGACGATGGCTCTCGCTTTGTTG GACAGTGTTCCATGGATGAGCTACATCAGCATGCTGTCCATCTTTGGCTTCGTGGCCTTCTTTGAAATCGGTCCGGGTCCAATCCCCTGGTTCTTCGTGGCCGAGCTTTTCTCTCAGGGTCCCAGGCCGGCTGCCATGGCTGTGGCCGGCTTCTCCAACTGGACCGCTAACTTCATCATCGGCATGTGCTTCCAATATGTAGCT GACCTGTTAGGGCCGTACGTCTTCCTGATCTTCGCagtgctcctcctcttcttccttatCTTCACATTCTTCCGGGTGCCAGAGACGCGGGGGAAAACCTTTGACCAGATCGCAGCAAACTTCCATCAGCACTCTGTAGGAGGAATGATGGATATGGATATGGACATGGACATGGATCTGGACAAGCCCAGCACCGAGCTGGACTACTTGGGGGAGGAAAGCATCAACTGA